Proteins from a genomic interval of Channa argus isolate prfri chromosome 11, Channa argus male v1.0, whole genome shotgun sequence:
- the LOC137136088 gene encoding ras GTPase-activating protein 1 isoform X1 translates to MMAAEVSSEDTGSVTTGTGVAGGGGPETAPFPCYPVSSRVRVGDFGQGPTQPLRQHSNTSPDSLPDMSMMYPMPSGDVTGLLHSAAGSGGAGGGHSLFQGTSSGTVGSMGYSPTSEGPASRVSPTSTAPDGSTVFPPLPPPPPPSPGCGVLGGNMDESDMQDGPEYEEEEVVFPLSAPPTNQWYHGKLDRTIAEERLRQARNPGSYLIRESDRRPGSFVLSFLSMTNVVNHFRIIAMCGDYYIGGRRFSSLSDLIGYYSYVSCLLKGEKLLSPVAPPEPVEDRRRVRAILPYTKVPDTDEISFLKGDMFIVHNELDDGWMWVTNVRTEEQGLIVEDLVEEVGREEDPHEGKVWYHGKITKQEAYNLLMTVGQVCSFLVRPSDNTPGDYSLFFRTNENIQRFKISPTPNNQYMMGGRYYNSVEDIIDHYKKEQIVEGYNLKDPVSVQQQEQVLTDTVDGREIYNTIRRKTKDAFYKNIVKKGYLLFNKGKGKRWKNLYFILEGNDAQLIYFESEKRATKPKGLIDLSVCSVYCVHDSLFGRPNCFQIVVQHFSEEQYIFYFAGEAPEQAQDWMKCLQSFCSNLRKTTQPTTNKRLRQVSSLMLWVEEAHKLPVKYFTNPYCNIYLNSVQVAKTHPREGQNPVFTEEFNFDDLSSEINRFEISLSNKTKKSKESDILFMRCQLNRLQKGQMIDEWFPLSSHVPLKGIEPGSLRVRARYSMEKIMPEEEYFEFKEMILQKEFHVIYALAHVCGQDRGLLASLLLRIFRHENAEAPLLRTLNDREINMEDEATTLFRATTLASTLMDQYMKATATPFVNHALKDTILKIMESKQSCELNPSKLEKNEDVNLNLIHLLNILSELVEKIFMAAEILPPTLRFIYGCLQKSVQQKWPTNNTMRTRVVSGFVFLRLICPAILNPRTFNIIADPPSSTAGRTLTLVAKSVQNLANLVEFGAKEPYMEGVNPFIKNNKHRMIMFLDELGNVPDLPEATEHFRTDLSRDLAALHELCAAHSDELRTLSNERGAQQHVLKKLLAITELLQQKQAQYAMSNSNR, encoded by the exons ATGATGGCTGCCGAGGTCAGCAGTGAGGATACTGGCTCGGTCACGACAGGGACAGGGGTGGCAGGCGGAGGAGGCCCGGAGACGGCCCCTTTCCCCTGCTATCCCGTGTCGAGCAGAGTGCGAGTTGGTGATTTTGGACAAGGACCAACACAACCCCTGCGCCAACATTCAAACACCTCACCGGACTCACTTCCCGACATGAGTATGATGTATCCCATGCCTTCTGGGGATGTGACCGGACTATTGCACTCCGCAGCAGGGAGTGGCGGAGCAGGAGGCGGACATTCACTTTTCCAAGGAACAAGCTCAGGGACCGTGGGCAGCATGGGCTACTCTCCCACATCGGAGGGTCCAGCTAGTCGGGTTTCACCCACATCAACCGCCCCGGATGGGTCCACAGTCTTCCCCCCACtgccaccacctcctcctccctctccaggCTGTGGGGTGCTCGGCGGCAATATGGATGAAAGCGACATGCAGGATGGACCGGAATATGAGGAAGAAGAGGTTGTGTTCCCCCTCTCTGCGCCTCCCACAAACCA GTGGTACCATGGCAAGCTAGACAGAACCATTGCTGAGGAGCGGCTCCGCCAGGCTCGAAACCCTGGCAGCTACCTCATCAGGGAGAGTGACCGCCGGCCCGGTTCCTTTGTCCTGTCTTTTCTTAGCATGACCAATGTGGTCAACCACTTCAG gATAATTGCCATGTGTGGGGACTATTACATCGGTGGGCGGCGCTTCTCTTCTCTATCAGACCTTATTGGTTACTACAGCTATGTGTCTTGCCTACTGAAAGGAGAGAAGCTTCTATCACCAGTGGCGCCCCCGGAG CCTGTAGAAGACAGGAGGAGAGTCAGGGCCATACTTCCATACACCAAAGTGCCAGATACTGATGAGATCAG CTTCCTAAAAGGGGACATGTTTATTGTTCACAATGAACTGGATGATGGCTGGATGTGGGTGACCAATGTTCGCACAGAGGAGCAAGGCCTCATTGTAGAGGATCTGGTGGAGGAAGTG GGGCGTGAGGAGGATCCACATGAGGGAAAAGT GTGGTATCATGGAAAGATCACCAAACAAGAGGCCTACAACCTGCTGATGACAg TTGGTCAAGTGTGCAGCTTTCTAGTCCGGCCATCAGACAACACCCCTGGAGACTACTCACTCTTTTTTCGCACCAATGAAAACATCCAAAGGTTTAAAATTTCCCCCACCCCTAACAATCAGTACATGATGGGAGGGAGGTACTATAACAG TGTTGAAGACATCATTGATCATTACAAGAAAGAACAGATTGTTGAGGGCTATAACCTCAAAGACCCAGTTTCGGTTCAG CAACAAGAACAAGTACTCACTGACACAGTGGATGGGAGAGAAATTTATAACACTATCAGACGCAAAACAAAAGATGCTTTCTACAAAAACATTGTTAAGAAAGGCTACCTCCTGTTCAACAAAG GCAAAGGCAAACGGTGGAAGAACCTTTACTTCATTCTTGAGGGCAACGATGCCCAGCTTATCTATTTTGAGAGTGAGAAGAGAGCCACCAAACCCAAAGGGCTGATTGACCTAAGTGTGTGCTCTGTGTATTGTGTGCATGACAGTCTGTTTGGCAG gccAAACTGTTTCCAGATTGTTGTCCAGCACTTTAGTGAGGAACAGTACATATTCTACTTTGCTGGAGAGGCTCCAGAGCAGGCACAG GATTGGATGAAATGCCTACAAAGCTTCTGCAGCAACTTAAGGAAAACCACTCAGCCCACCACCAACAAAAGGCTTAGACAG GTGAGCAGCCTGATGCTGTGGGTGGAGGAGGCCCACAAGCTGCCAGTGAAGTATTTCACCAACCCCTACTGTAATATCTACTTGAACAGCGTGCAGGTGGCTAAGACGCACCCCAGGGAGGGGCAAAACCCCGTCTTTACTGAAGAGTTCAACTTTGA TGACTTGTCGAGCGAAATCAACAGATTTGAAATCAGcctcagcaacaaaacaaaaaagagcaaagaaagtGACATCT TGTTTATGCGTTGCCAGCTGAATCGCTTGCAAAAGGGTCAGATGATTGATGAGTGGTTCCCCCTCAGCTCCCATGTGCCTCTGAAGGGCATCGAGCCTGGGTCTTTACGTGTACGTGCCCGCTACTCCATGGAGAAGATCATGCCTGAAGAGGAGTACTTTGAGTTCAAAGAG ATGATCTTGCAGAAAGAGTTCCATGTTATCTATGCTCTGGCTCATGTGTGTGGTCAGGACCGTGGCTTACTGGCAAGTCTGCTTCTGCGGATCTTTAGACACGAGAACGCTGAGGCACCCCTACTAAGGACACTCAATGACCGAGAGATTAATATGGAgg ATGAAGCCACAACATTGTTCAGAGCAACCACACTGGCCAGTACACTGATGGACCAGTACATGAAGGCCACAGCTACACCCTTTGTGAACCATGCTCTCAAAGACACCATCCTCAAGATCATGGAGAGCAAACAGTCATGTGAG ttgAACCCTTCCAAACTGGAGAAGAATGAGGATGTGAACTTGAACTTGATTCATCTCCTGAACATACTGTCTGAGCTTGTGGAGAAGATCTTCATGGCTGCTGAGATCCTACCACC GACATTGAGATTCATCTATGGCTGTCTGCAAAAGTCTGTGCAACAGAAATGGCCCACTAATAACACTATGCGGACGAGAGTTGTGAG tggctttgtttttttaagattgaTCTGCCCAGCCATCCTCAACCCCAGAACATTCAACATTATTGCTG ACCCTCCATCTTCAACAGCAGGCAGAACCCTCACACTGGTGGCCAAGTCTGTTCAGAACCTGGCCAACCTGGTAGAATTTGGTGCTAAG GAACCGTACATGGAGGGTGTGAACCCatttatcaaaaacaacaaacacagaatgatCATGTTTCTGGATGAGTTAGGG AACGTACCTGACCTACCTGAAGCCACAGAGCACTTTAGGACGGATCTGTCCCGGGACCTGGCTGCACTGCATGAGCTCTGTGCCGCACACTCAGACGAGCTCCGGACATTGAGCAATGAGAGAGGGGCACAGCAG CATGTGTTGAAAAAGCTGCTGGCCATCACAGAGCTCCTCCAGCAGAAGCAGGCTCAGTATGCCATGTCTAACAGCAACAGGTAG
- the LOC137136088 gene encoding ras GTPase-activating protein 1 isoform X2, giving the protein MWYHGKLDRTIAEERLRQARNPGSYLIRESDRRPGSFVLSFLSMTNVVNHFRIIAMCGDYYIGGRRFSSLSDLIGYYSYVSCLLKGEKLLSPVAPPEPVEDRRRVRAILPYTKVPDTDEISFLKGDMFIVHNELDDGWMWVTNVRTEEQGLIVEDLVEEVGREEDPHEGKVWYHGKITKQEAYNLLMTVGQVCSFLVRPSDNTPGDYSLFFRTNENIQRFKISPTPNNQYMMGGRYYNSVEDIIDHYKKEQIVEGYNLKDPVSVQQQEQVLTDTVDGREIYNTIRRKTKDAFYKNIVKKGYLLFNKGKGKRWKNLYFILEGNDAQLIYFESEKRATKPKGLIDLSVCSVYCVHDSLFGRPNCFQIVVQHFSEEQYIFYFAGEAPEQAQDWMKCLQSFCSNLRKTTQPTTNKRLRQVSSLMLWVEEAHKLPVKYFTNPYCNIYLNSVQVAKTHPREGQNPVFTEEFNFDDLSSEINRFEISLSNKTKKSKESDILFMRCQLNRLQKGQMIDEWFPLSSHVPLKGIEPGSLRVRARYSMEKIMPEEEYFEFKEMILQKEFHVIYALAHVCGQDRGLLASLLLRIFRHENAEAPLLRTLNDREINMEDEATTLFRATTLASTLMDQYMKATATPFVNHALKDTILKIMESKQSCELNPSKLEKNEDVNLNLIHLLNILSELVEKIFMAAEILPPTLRFIYGCLQKSVQQKWPTNNTMRTRVVSGFVFLRLICPAILNPRTFNIIADPPSSTAGRTLTLVAKSVQNLANLVEFGAKEPYMEGVNPFIKNNKHRMIMFLDELGNVPDLPEATEHFRTDLSRDLAALHELCAAHSDELRTLSNERGAQQHVLKKLLAITELLQQKQAQYAMSNSNR; this is encoded by the exons AT GTGGTACCATGGCAAGCTAGACAGAACCATTGCTGAGGAGCGGCTCCGCCAGGCTCGAAACCCTGGCAGCTACCTCATCAGGGAGAGTGACCGCCGGCCCGGTTCCTTTGTCCTGTCTTTTCTTAGCATGACCAATGTGGTCAACCACTTCAG gATAATTGCCATGTGTGGGGACTATTACATCGGTGGGCGGCGCTTCTCTTCTCTATCAGACCTTATTGGTTACTACAGCTATGTGTCTTGCCTACTGAAAGGAGAGAAGCTTCTATCACCAGTGGCGCCCCCGGAG CCTGTAGAAGACAGGAGGAGAGTCAGGGCCATACTTCCATACACCAAAGTGCCAGATACTGATGAGATCAG CTTCCTAAAAGGGGACATGTTTATTGTTCACAATGAACTGGATGATGGCTGGATGTGGGTGACCAATGTTCGCACAGAGGAGCAAGGCCTCATTGTAGAGGATCTGGTGGAGGAAGTG GGGCGTGAGGAGGATCCACATGAGGGAAAAGT GTGGTATCATGGAAAGATCACCAAACAAGAGGCCTACAACCTGCTGATGACAg TTGGTCAAGTGTGCAGCTTTCTAGTCCGGCCATCAGACAACACCCCTGGAGACTACTCACTCTTTTTTCGCACCAATGAAAACATCCAAAGGTTTAAAATTTCCCCCACCCCTAACAATCAGTACATGATGGGAGGGAGGTACTATAACAG TGTTGAAGACATCATTGATCATTACAAGAAAGAACAGATTGTTGAGGGCTATAACCTCAAAGACCCAGTTTCGGTTCAG CAACAAGAACAAGTACTCACTGACACAGTGGATGGGAGAGAAATTTATAACACTATCAGACGCAAAACAAAAGATGCTTTCTACAAAAACATTGTTAAGAAAGGCTACCTCCTGTTCAACAAAG GCAAAGGCAAACGGTGGAAGAACCTTTACTTCATTCTTGAGGGCAACGATGCCCAGCTTATCTATTTTGAGAGTGAGAAGAGAGCCACCAAACCCAAAGGGCTGATTGACCTAAGTGTGTGCTCTGTGTATTGTGTGCATGACAGTCTGTTTGGCAG gccAAACTGTTTCCAGATTGTTGTCCAGCACTTTAGTGAGGAACAGTACATATTCTACTTTGCTGGAGAGGCTCCAGAGCAGGCACAG GATTGGATGAAATGCCTACAAAGCTTCTGCAGCAACTTAAGGAAAACCACTCAGCCCACCACCAACAAAAGGCTTAGACAG GTGAGCAGCCTGATGCTGTGGGTGGAGGAGGCCCACAAGCTGCCAGTGAAGTATTTCACCAACCCCTACTGTAATATCTACTTGAACAGCGTGCAGGTGGCTAAGACGCACCCCAGGGAGGGGCAAAACCCCGTCTTTACTGAAGAGTTCAACTTTGA TGACTTGTCGAGCGAAATCAACAGATTTGAAATCAGcctcagcaacaaaacaaaaaagagcaaagaaagtGACATCT TGTTTATGCGTTGCCAGCTGAATCGCTTGCAAAAGGGTCAGATGATTGATGAGTGGTTCCCCCTCAGCTCCCATGTGCCTCTGAAGGGCATCGAGCCTGGGTCTTTACGTGTACGTGCCCGCTACTCCATGGAGAAGATCATGCCTGAAGAGGAGTACTTTGAGTTCAAAGAG ATGATCTTGCAGAAAGAGTTCCATGTTATCTATGCTCTGGCTCATGTGTGTGGTCAGGACCGTGGCTTACTGGCAAGTCTGCTTCTGCGGATCTTTAGACACGAGAACGCTGAGGCACCCCTACTAAGGACACTCAATGACCGAGAGATTAATATGGAgg ATGAAGCCACAACATTGTTCAGAGCAACCACACTGGCCAGTACACTGATGGACCAGTACATGAAGGCCACAGCTACACCCTTTGTGAACCATGCTCTCAAAGACACCATCCTCAAGATCATGGAGAGCAAACAGTCATGTGAG ttgAACCCTTCCAAACTGGAGAAGAATGAGGATGTGAACTTGAACTTGATTCATCTCCTGAACATACTGTCTGAGCTTGTGGAGAAGATCTTCATGGCTGCTGAGATCCTACCACC GACATTGAGATTCATCTATGGCTGTCTGCAAAAGTCTGTGCAACAGAAATGGCCCACTAATAACACTATGCGGACGAGAGTTGTGAG tggctttgtttttttaagattgaTCTGCCCAGCCATCCTCAACCCCAGAACATTCAACATTATTGCTG ACCCTCCATCTTCAACAGCAGGCAGAACCCTCACACTGGTGGCCAAGTCTGTTCAGAACCTGGCCAACCTGGTAGAATTTGGTGCTAAG GAACCGTACATGGAGGGTGTGAACCCatttatcaaaaacaacaaacacagaatgatCATGTTTCTGGATGAGTTAGGG AACGTACCTGACCTACCTGAAGCCACAGAGCACTTTAGGACGGATCTGTCCCGGGACCTGGCTGCACTGCATGAGCTCTGTGCCGCACACTCAGACGAGCTCCGGACATTGAGCAATGAGAGAGGGGCACAGCAG CATGTGTTGAAAAAGCTGCTGGCCATCACAGAGCTCCTCCAGCAGAAGCAGGCTCAGTATGCCATGTCTAACAGCAACAGGTAG